Genomic window (Petrotoga mexicana DSM 14811):
ATTCTTTCAAGGGAAGTTGCTAATGCTCTTGGTAAACCAGAAATGTATTTTATGGTTAGCCTAGAAGATACTGCCCATATCCAATTTCAAGGAAGCTCAGATTTGGCGGCTTTTGTGGAATTAAGAAGCATAGGTTTGCCTGAATCACAAACAAAAGATCTCTCTAAGGTACTCTGCCAATTGCTAGAGCAACAATTGAATATACCAAAAGATCGCGTATATATAAACTTCTTAGATATTAAAAACACGATGTGGGGTTGGAAAGGAGATACATTTTAGTTTTAATGAAAAATATCCAACAAATATGCAATAGATCAATCACTGGTTAAAAAAATTAGGTAGTAGGGAGCGACGCGCCATGTACAAAGACGAATTAGAAATGCTCATAAAATTTTTGGGTGAAGACCTATTAAAAGAAGAGAATCAAAAAAAACTTCAAGAACTTGTTTTAAGTAAAATTAAAAGAAAAGAAGATTTTCAGTCAACAAACGAATTACTCAAAACACTTGAAAGTTATGAGTTAAGAAACTTTTTATATTCAAAACTTTTAGAAAGTTATTTTTCTATTTTCAATATTATTTACGAAAAAGAGATCCTAAAATATGGAGACGAGAATTATAAAGTTTCTATAGATAACGACACTTTTGAATCTCTTGTAGAACTACTTGATGAATCAGATATAAACGGAGAAATTCTATTTTACCTGCTCTCTGACGATTTAAAAAAGAGAGTAGAAATAATACAACAATTGATAAGTGGAAGATCAAAAAAAGAGTGGAATGAAGAAGAATTAAAAAGCTTTGTGAAAAACTTAAAACCACTTACTACAAAGTTTCTTGAATTATTGATCGAAAAAGGGAAATTGAAGTCTGAAGAGATCATGGAAACCTTGGAACTGAAAAATAAAAAATCAGTTTCCGCCTTGGTAAGCGCTATAATCAGAAACGCCCCAAACGATAAAGAAAAATTAATTTTTAAAGATAATGAGTACATATGTATTAATGAAAAGTATAGAAACAAAATTTTTGAAATTATGAATAAATCAAAAAAGTAAAAGCAGGATGAAATTCATCCTGCTTTTACTTGTAATATATATATGAAAAAAGTTGAATAAGAATGAATGATGGTGGGTGCGGTAGGGATTGAACCTACGGCCTCTTCCGCGTCAAGGAAGCGCTCTCCCACTGAGCTACGCACCCTTTATAATCGTATAAAGTATATCATATTTTTTTTACTCTGTCAATAAAACGTGGGCTCTTTGTCAAATATGGTTGATAGAATAGTCAAAAGAGATAATGAAAAAGGTAATACAGCCCAATATCTTATTTGAATGACAACTAATTATCGTCAAGCACGTAAGTATCTAATTTTTCTACCTTCACTTTTGAAAGAGAACCTCCCGAGTTCTCTTAAAAATTATGGCTAATTAAACTTTCATACAATCATATAGCTCGTATAATATGTATGCTATAATTATACCTTGTAGGCGTGTAATTATCAACGTTTTTTGATTCAAATTCGTTTTGCGTTTAAAGCCAGTTTTCACCTTTTCCTTGAACCTCTTTCGGTGTATTCTTTTACCTGGAGAGGGTTCACGCTGTGTTCCATAAAAGCATTAAATCACAATTGAAAAAATGATTTTATCTAGGTTCGACTTTCACACTTCTTCAGTAAAAGGTTTGGGATTAAACGTTTCTTCTGGTGCAATTCTTAAAAATAGGATAATTACAATAATTGATACTATACATGCAACCAGTGTAATTTGATATCCCTTCATCAAATCTAAAAGAATACCATATATCTGCATACCAACAGGGATAGCTCCTCGAGCAACCAACTCCACAACCGTAAAAACACGAGATCTTACGTTAGTTGGTGTCATTTTTTGCATGTTGGTATCAATAGGTATATTTATAAAAGCATTGCTCACACCTATTACCATAAGATTTATGTACAAAATTATTAAGAAGGTCCAAGATGCACCTCCGAATGTGGCAACGATATTAGGAAAAAATAAACCTGAAATGATGAAAAACATGATAGCCTCTACTATAAAACCAAATGTGATCGATTTTTTCGAATTATTCTTCGAAAAAATAGTACCGATTAAAATACTACCAATTAGTATCCCCACGGTAAAAGAAGATTGGGTGATTCCATACTGTTCGCTTGTAAATCCAATTTCTTGCCTTAATACATAAGGAAGCACAATCGTAAGAATCGGTGCCATTATAAAATTGACAACCATTACAAACAAAAGCAATTCTTTCAAACCTTTTCTTCCTTTTATGAAAATTAATCCCTCTTTGATGTCTGAAAACATAGATTTAAAGGATATTTTTTGTTTACGTTCATAATGAGGATGGTAAGTAATAAACATTTCGCTTATAGCAGATATAATGAAAGAAATTCCATTTATAAGAAACACAACTTTTATTCCGCCAAATCCATATATGATTCCTCCAAGGATTGGTCCTATAATATTAGAAAAACTAGTTATTGAAGAGTTTACCGAATTAGCTCTGGTGAGAAAATTAATAGGGACCAAGTCCGGAAGCATCGCATTTGTTGAGCCGCCAAAAAAACTGTCTAATATAGAAATAAATACTTGGGCAGTGAAGATAAAGGCAATGGTCATCCAACCTTGATAGGCTGAATATGCCATAAAAAGTATAATTACACCTCGTATATAATCCAAATTCACCATAATTTTCTTTCGATTTCTTCGATCTCCCAAAACCCCTGCTATCGGCGAAAAAAGTAAGCCTGGAAGCATGCTTAAAAGAGAAAATGTACCCATAAGGGTTCCAGAGCCTGTAAGATCAAGAATATAAAGCGGTAAAACAATCATTTGTATGCCAGTTCCTATTAAAGATACAAGTCTACCTGCGGAATATAGTAAAAAATTTCTTTTTTGCTCATTTGTCATTAGAATTTCCCCCTGTTTTAGTCTTGTTATAGTGTTTTTATGAACTTTAAAACTTTATATTTAGCGCCCCTTCGCCCCGCAGCCCCCCACATAATCGGCCCAGATGACATTTGGGTATTTTAGGGGCAAGGTAGTAAAATAATTATATATTCTTAAAAGAGGTGATTTTTGTGAAGTCTTACCCCTCAGAGTTAAAAGCTAACGTTGTTAAAGAGCATGTCGAAAAAGGTGTTTCTTGTTCCCAACTTAGTAAAACTTTCAACATCCCTACCAGAAATATCTATAAGTGGGTGAAGAAGTTTAGAGATTCTGGTGAGAATTATTCTTGCTTTTTCAACGGCCCTTTTAACAAAAATTCCATCGTTTCTCGTGGTTCTAAGGTTCCTCCTGTGGTTTACGAGAATTCCGGTGTCGATTTGGATGAGATTTCTCGACTTTGTATGGAATACCCCGATCTCGCTCAGACTCTTCAAGCTTTGAAGGATTTGGTGATCAAAAAGGATATTGAGATCAGAGTTCTT
Coding sequences:
- a CDS encoding phenylpyruvate tautomerase MIF-related protein, producing the protein MPYLKVTTNKKIDNKEELTRILSREVANALGKPEMYFMVSLEDTAHIQFQGSSDLAAFVELRSIGLPESQTKDLSKVLCQLLEQQLNIPKDRVYINFLDIKNTMWGWKGDTF
- a CDS encoding MFS transporter, giving the protein MTNEQKRNFLLYSAGRLVSLIGTGIQMIVLPLYILDLTGSGTLMGTFSLLSMLPGLLFSPIAGVLGDRRNRKKIMVNLDYIRGVIILFMAYSAYQGWMTIAFIFTAQVFISILDSFFGGSTNAMLPDLVPINFLTRANSVNSSITSFSNIIGPILGGIIYGFGGIKVVFLINGISFIISAISEMFITYHPHYERKQKISFKSMFSDIKEGLIFIKGRKGLKELLLFVMVVNFIMAPILTIVLPYVLRQEIGFTSEQYGITQSSFTVGILIGSILIGTIFSKNNSKKSITFGFIVEAIMFFIISGLFFPNIVATFGGASWTFLIILYINLMVIGVSNAFINIPIDTNMQKMTPTNVRSRVFTVVELVARGAIPVGMQIYGILLDLMKGYQITLVACIVSIIVIILFLRIAPEETFNPKPFTEEV
- a CDS encoding transposase, whose product is MKSYPSELKANVVKEHVEKGVSCSQLSKTFNIPTRNIYKWVKKFRDSGENYSCFFNGPFNKNSIVSRGSKVPPVVYENSGVDLDEISRLCMEYPDLAQTLQALKDLVIKKDIEIRVLREQVEFVKKNLNQRK